The Puntigrus tetrazona isolate hp1 chromosome 4, ASM1883169v1, whole genome shotgun sequence genome includes a window with the following:
- the tnnt2c gene encoding troponin T2c, cardiac, which translates to MCDTEEFAEEFEEEQEELNEEVEEEEEEEEEAEEEVEEEEEETEDKEEEDEQEAEEDAKPKPKMFIPNIMAPKLPEGEKVDFDDLHRKRVEKDFNELQSLIELHFSTRQKEEDELVALKNRIERRRADRAEQQRIRAERDREKQARLAEERARREEEAAKLRAEEDARKKKVLSNKGYGGYLQKVDQKKGKRLTEREKKTKCLMERRKPLNIDHLNQEKLGEKALDLWKWLTQLHAEKFELAEKLKRQKYDINVLRNRVSDHQRGAKTNKTTRKSWK; encoded by the coding sequence ATGTGTGACACAGAGGAGTTTGCGGAAGAGTTTGAGGAGGAACAGGAGGAGTTGAACGAAGAggtagaagaagaagaagaagaagaggaagaggctGAAGAGGAGgttgaagaggaagaagaagaaactgaggacaaagaagaagaagatgaacaAGAGGCAGAGGAGGACGCCAAACCCAAGCCCAAAATGTTTATTCCCAACATCATGGCACCAAAGCTCCCTGAAGGAGAGAAGGTGGACTTTGATGACCTCCACCGGAAGCGTGTGGAGAAAGACTTCAATGAATTGCAGAGTCTCATTGAGCTGCACTTCTCCACCAGGCAGAAGGAAGAGGATGAGCTTGTGGCTTTGAAGAACCGCATTGAGCGCCGTCGGGCTGATCGCGCAGAGCAGCAGCGCATCAGAGCAGAGCGTGATCGAGAGAAGCAGGCGCGCCTCGCTGAGGAAAGAGCACGGCGTGAAGAGGAGGCCGCCAAACTGAGAGCCGAAGAGGACGCCAGGAAGAAGAAGGTCCTTTCCAACAAGGGCTATGGTGGATATCTTCAGAAGGTGGATCAGAAGAAGGGCAAGAGGCTGACGGAACgtgaaaagaaaactaaatgtCTGATGGAGCGTCGCAAGCCGCTCAACATTGATCATCTCAACCAGGAGAAGCTGGGAGAGAAAGCCCTTGACCTTTGGAAGTGGCTCACTCAACTTCACGCTGAGAAGTTTGAGCTGGCAGAGAAGCTAAAGAGGCAGAAGTACGACATCAACGTTCTGAGGAACCGTGTTAGTGACCATCAAAGAGGAGCTAAGACAAACAAGACCACCAGAAAGTCCTGGAAATAA
- the si:dkey-222f8.3 gene encoding poly(U)-specific endoribonuclease-C-like isoform X2, which yields MKPGKDYKINLQGKAGFVAEGSNNARDSARAPLFSYVNENKLKSIDTYAHFISLLDNYEMSTGVSEHVTKEEIQENHLFLDAILKTEVMKCAHRYLVRKGLARSDLAQFKIQLYDLWFKLYRRDKSGGEDSCGFEHVFVGETKHGKEIMGLHNWVQFYHQEKHNHVDYKGYKARNNKDTPDEDDHVLNLQFSWNGLVKPVGSCFIGVSPEFEVALFTIVFFLSNERVTNVTVKVDEYLLEIVVYRFGRSIGTSYPKMISSNNRDF from the exons ATGAAACCTGGAAAAGACTATAAAATCAACCTACAG GGGAAGGCTGGCTTTGTGGCTGAAGGCAGTAATAATGCCAGGGACAGTGCTAGAGCTCCACTCTTCTCCTACGTCAATGAAAACAAGCTCAAAAGCATTGATACTTATGCCC ACTTCATAAGTCTGCTTGACAATTATGAGATGTCTACAGGAGTAAGTGAGCATGTGACAAAAGAGGAGATTCAGGAAAACCATCTTTTCCTGGATGCCATTCTCAAGACAGAGGTCATGAAG TGTGCCCACAGGTATTTAGTGCGCAAAGGTCTAGCCCGGTCAGATCTGGCTCAGTTTAAAATCCAACTCTATGACCTGTGGTTTAAGCTCTATCGCAGAGACAAAAGTGGAGG TGAAGATTCCTGTGGATTTGAGCATGTGTTTGTTGGTGAAACCAAACATGGTAAAGAGATCATGGGCCTCCACAACTGGGTCCAGTTTTACCATCAGGAGAAACACAATCACGTGGACTACAAAGGTTACAAGGCCAGAAATAACAAGGACACG CCGGATGAGGACGATCACGTCTTGAATCTGCAGTTCAGCTGGAATGGCCTGGTGAAGCCAGTGGGCAGTTGTTTTATTGGCGTCAGCCCAGAGTTCGAGGTGGCTCTCTTTACTATTGTCTTCTTTCTGTCTAATGAGCGTGTGACTAACGTTACTGTGAAGGTGGATGAGTACCTGCTTGAGATTGTGGTGTACAGATTCGGGCGCTCCATTGGGACGTCATACCCCAAAATGATCAGCAGCAACAACCGTGATTTCTAG
- the si:dkey-222f8.3 gene encoding poly(U)-specific endoribonuclease-C-like isoform X1, with protein sequence MARGQCINQELSNVLNEIWKLDVNRMKPGKDYKINLQGKAGFVAEGSNNARDSARAPLFSYVNENKLKSIDTYAHFISLLDNYEMSTGVSEHVTKEEIQENHLFLDAILKTEVMKCAHRYLVRKGLARSDLAQFKIQLYDLWFKLYRRDKSGGEDSCGFEHVFVGETKHGKEIMGLHNWVQFYHQEKHNHVDYKGYKARNNKDTPDEDDHVLNLQFSWNGLVKPVGSCFIGVSPEFEVALFTIVFFLSNERVTNVTVKVDEYLLEIVVYRFGRSIGTSYPKMISSNNRDF encoded by the exons ATGGCCAGAGG TCAATGCATCAATCAGGAGCTCTCAAATGTGCTGAATGAAATATGGAAGCTTGATGTGAACCGGATGAAACCTGGAAAAGACTATAAAATCAACCTACAG GGGAAGGCTGGCTTTGTGGCTGAAGGCAGTAATAATGCCAGGGACAGTGCTAGAGCTCCACTCTTCTCCTACGTCAATGAAAACAAGCTCAAAAGCATTGATACTTATGCCC ACTTCATAAGTCTGCTTGACAATTATGAGATGTCTACAGGAGTAAGTGAGCATGTGACAAAAGAGGAGATTCAGGAAAACCATCTTTTCCTGGATGCCATTCTCAAGACAGAGGTCATGAAG TGTGCCCACAGGTATTTAGTGCGCAAAGGTCTAGCCCGGTCAGATCTGGCTCAGTTTAAAATCCAACTCTATGACCTGTGGTTTAAGCTCTATCGCAGAGACAAAAGTGGAGG TGAAGATTCCTGTGGATTTGAGCATGTGTTTGTTGGTGAAACCAAACATGGTAAAGAGATCATGGGCCTCCACAACTGGGTCCAGTTTTACCATCAGGAGAAACACAATCACGTGGACTACAAAGGTTACAAGGCCAGAAATAACAAGGACACG CCGGATGAGGACGATCACGTCTTGAATCTGCAGTTCAGCTGGAATGGCCTGGTGAAGCCAGTGGGCAGTTGTTTTATTGGCGTCAGCCCAGAGTTCGAGGTGGCTCTCTTTACTATTGTCTTCTTTCTGTCTAATGAGCGTGTGACTAACGTTACTGTGAAGGTGGATGAGTACCTGCTTGAGATTGTGGTGTACAGATTCGGGCGCTCCATTGGGACGTCATACCCCAAAATGATCAGCAGCAACAACCGTGATTTCTAG